A DNA window from Carassius gibelio isolate Cgi1373 ecotype wild population from Czech Republic chromosome A6, carGib1.2-hapl.c, whole genome shotgun sequence contains the following coding sequences:
- the LOC128015255 gene encoding uncharacterized protein LOC128015255 produces the protein MAFRKFKYQRREDSSSTDHCCVPLCVASSKFNSVLSFHTFPVDEEIRRKWIHSIRRERFNITSHTRVCSRHFISEDLIEPSTPKGRRLLRKGAVPTLFQWNGYSVAEPRRTGVWQRREDYTPVDEDPMPMDAQHLEHDYCSVPEPAAVDHALDQTEDLRKEVDRLRRQVEELSVSQRFCLGRFAASDDDVRFYTRFVTYSHLMAFWKLIEPASHNMIRVSRARAIRSEAGTTGSAWGQSLQPIDEFFLFMVHLSVGLKQQDLAHRFNIHQSTVSRIITTWANFLYTILGSVRIWMSEEEVKAHLPNEFQDYPDTQVVIDCTELRCQTPSSLLLQSEVFSTYKSHCTFKGLIGMAPHGAITFVSSLYAGSVSDKELFKQSGIVSLLKHGMAIMVDKGFLVDDCVPCKVYRPAYLSKREQMSADEVRETQSIARLRVHVERLIRRVKQHKLFDTVIPLSITGSINQLYTVACLLVNYQNGPLVKAWAKD, from the exons ATGGCTTTCAGAAAGTTTAAATATCAACGTCGTGAGGACAGTAGTTCGACTGACCATTGTTGTGTCCCGTTATGTGTGGCCTCCTCAAAGTTCAACTCTGTACTAAGTTTCCACACTTTTCCTGTGGACGAAGAAATACGCAGAAAGTGGATTCACAGCATTCGACGTGAGCGATTTAACATCACTTCTCATACAAGGGTCTGCAGTCGTCACTTTATAAGTGAAGACTTGATCGAGCCATCGACCCCTAAAGGGCGCCGCTTGCTGAGGAAGGGAGCTGTACCAACCTTATTCCAGTGGAACGGCTACTCCGTTGCTGAACCAAGGCGCACCGGGGTATGGCAAAGAAGGGAGGATTACACTCCAGTGGATGAGGATCCTATGCCAATGGATGCCCAGCATCTGGAACATGATTATTGTTCAGTTCCAGAACCCGCGGCAGTTGATCATGCACTGGATCAAACTGAGGATCTCCGTAAAGAGGTGGACCGACTAAGGAGACAGGTGGAGGAGTTGTCGGTCAGTCAAAGGTTTTGTTTGGGGCGATTTGCTGCTTCCGACGATGATGTAAGGTTCTACACTAG GTTCGTGACTTACAGCCATTTAATGGCTTTCTGGAAACTCATTGAGCCTGCATCCCACAACATGATTCGTGTGTCAAGAGCAAGAGCAATAAGGAGTGAAGCTGGAACAACAGGCAGTGCATGG GGTCAGTCTCTGCAGCCCATTGATGAGTTCTTCCTCTTCATGGTCCACCTCTCTGTTGGCTTAAAACAGCAGGATCTGGCCCACAGATTCAACATCCATCAGTCCACTGTTAGCCGAATTATTACAACCTGGGCCAATTTTTTGTACACCATTCTTGGGTCTGTCCGCATCTGGATGTCTGAGGAGGAAGTCAAGGCTCATCTTCCCAATGAGTTCCAGGACTACCCAGACACACAAGTGGTGATCGACTGCACAGAGTTGCGTTGCCAAACTCCATCCTCTCTCCTGCTTCAAAGTGAAGTCTTCTCCACTTACAAGTCCCACTGCACCTTCAAGGGATTAATCGGCATGGCACCACATGGTGCAATCACCTTTGTTTCATCCCTGTATGCAGGTTCTGTCAGTGACAAAGAGCTTTTTAAGCAGTCTGGGATTGTGTCGCTGTTGAAACATGGAATGGCGATAATGGTCGACAAAGGTTTTCTTGTTGATGACTGTGTGCCATGCAAAGTTTACAGACCTGCTTACCTGTCGAAGCGGGAACAGATGTCAGCCGATGAAGTGAGGGAGACACAGTCCATTGCTCGGCTAAGGGTCCACGTTGAGCGTCTCATCCGCAGGGTGAAGCAACACAAGCTGTTCGACACAGTCATCCCTCTTTCCATCACAGGGAGTATCAACCAGCTGTACACTGTTGCTTGCCTCCTTGTTAATTACCAAAATGGCCCCTTAGTAAAAGCATGGGCAAAGGATTAA